ATAATGTGGGTAGAAGACACTCCCGGCCCGATGGACTGTCGTGTACATTCCATCGTTTTCCTCTGCTTCGGGAGCACTGTACTCACAGTTGCAGTTCTGATAGTTCCGCATGGGCGTATCCCACCCGCAGTTACCGACTTCACAGCTCCAGTGGAAGTTCCGAACACGCTGACTGTTGCGGCGGTTGAGTATGACGTGCTGGTCTCCGTGGTTTGGGCACTTTTGTGGGTAGAGACGGCGAATCTCTCCGCAGGTGTGAACGCTTACAAACTGGTACTGTTCGAGGTTGCCGTCACAACCGGATCGGTCACAGGTGAGATCCGGATTGTTGTTCTTGACTTCGTCCGCGGTGTAGTACCCGTGTGCCTTGTCGCACTTCTGGCACTCGTAGGTAGTGGGGAAGGGCTCGGCCCGAACAGCCTCTGGCACGCCGAAGTGGTAGTGGTCGGTATTGTTCGAGACGAAACCGTTCTGTCCCCCATCCCAGTTTCGGACGCGTGCGAGGACGCGACCGAGTATGTAGTCCTTGCTGACGGTACCACTCGCGTCGTTCGTTTCGAGCCGCGTGGTCTTCCAGATGCCGCGCTGCCCGCTGTAGTCGAACGTGTTCTCGGGCAGGAACTGGTAGAGTACCTGCGACTTGCTACGTTCCATTGACATAGTTATCGGTTGCTGTAGCTGCTGAGGATGTCCTTGTACTTCCACTCGGGATCGATTGGAAGCTGTTCGTCAACGTCACGGAGACTCCGCATCGGAGACCCCGGGAGGCGTTCGCTCGTCCATTGCCGGTCACTCAGCTGCACCTCGGAAATCGCACTGCGGGTGAGCTGGCTGACATCGTCACTGAACTCCGGTGGGACCTCCGAACCACCGTACATGTCCACGAGAATGTTCTCGAGGTCAGCGTCATCGACCGTCGAGAGGAAGTCCTCGGCACGGTCACCGAAGTACATCTGTTCCCCGTCGTCGGTGTACATGTAGTGGTTGAGCAGAAGCGCCATGAACAGACCTGGCTGCGTCCGCTTGACGCTGTTCTTCGCCCACCGGTTCACTGAGACGGGTTCGACGAGTCGGTCGAGGAACTGGTGGTACTTCTCGAAGAAGTGGTAGTGACTCAGGTCGCGTTCCCGGATGGGGTGGAGGATGTTGAACACAAGCCCAGGGTGTGATCGACCCGCCCGGGAACTGGACTGGATGTACTCAGCAGTGGCACGTGGCATCCCAAAGAACACCATCATGTTGAACCGTTCCACGTCCACCCCGTGACTGATCATACTGGTGGCGGTCACCGTGTTGGGCCGGTAGGCAAGTAGCCAGGCGAGGCCCTCCCGAACTTCGGGGGAGGCGGCTCGGAGGGCGACCCGGAACTCCGTCCGTGGAGTTCTCTCATCGTCGAGTTCTCCCGCGAGGACATCACGCAGTTCCATGATGTCCGGGATGACCGCCTCGTCGACCAGGTCATCGTCGGCGAGGCTCTGCAGAAGAGACTTGTCCTCGTCCTCCTGCCATGGGTCGTCGAGCTGGTCCAGAATGGTCTGGACCTCCTCGAAGGGCGTCCCACCCGTCATGCGCTCTGAATTGAGCGGCGGGCGACCCTCCCCACGGAAGTATGCGTTCAGCTGGCTGACGAACGACTGGTCTAGCCGGTCTCCATCCTTCTTCGACAGCAGGTACGTCAGGCTCGTGCTGTAGAGCGTGAGGATGTCGATAATCTCAGCGATGGAGTCAGCCGACAGGGCCTCACTGGTGTCCGTCCCCTCGAGTTCGACGCCAGTGAGTAGGTCTTCGGGCGACTCCATCGCCATCAGGAGGAGATCCTGGACCTCCTCGTGGAAGGTGAAGAGCACATCGATGATGGAGTTGATGTGCGTCTTGCCGTGTGGGATGAGTCCCATGTAGTAGCGCTGTGTATCGGGCTGTTCCATCGCGTAGAAGTTCTCGCGCAGGAAGGGACCTGGCGACGGGAAGCGCTCTGCAGGACGGAGGAACAGATGGTACACTTGGTCCTCATAGGCCGTGATCGTCGCTGTCGGTGCGAGTATCTTCGTCTTCCCAGCATCGACAATCTCCTGAAGCGTCTGGACTCCGGTCTCGTAGTGGCCGTCGAAGCTCCCGACGCTCTCCTCGAGGAGGTGGAGCTCGTCTGGAACCATCAGCGATGGAGCCGGGTCGTACACCTCTATCGGCGACGCCATCATCTCGAACTCGTCTTTGTCGATATCACAGCCGTACTTCTCCGTGCACTCACCGAGGCTGGCGAAGCCGTGCGTCGGGCACTCGTACTCCATCTCCCCGGTCAGGATGTGTGCCATCTTCCGCTGGTACCCGACTGCAGTGATTTTGTCGATGGTTCCTGCCAGAATGCTCGGTACGTAGCGGTAGAGCTCGTTATCGACGACGTGAATCGGGAGCTCGTCTTCCGCGTACACCTCTTGGGCTGCGGTCTCGCGCTTCTGCCAGTCACACTCGAAGGGGTTCCCAGTACAGACGTGAGCGAGGCGTATATCCTCCGTCACTCGCATCTCGACCCGTGAACCACAGGCTGGACAGCTCGGAACGACCTTCGCCTCCTCTCTGAGCTCCTTGTCTTGCTTGTAGCGCGTGAAGTTGTCGTTGTTGTAGCCCGTGAGCGCGTTCGGTGTGTTCTTCTTGCCGACGAGGAAGCCGACACTGAACGGCCGGGATGGACGACTGCCGATGTCGTCCTGGTCACGGCGGACGAGGTCGGCGTACATGATCGTCTCCGACATCCGCTGAAGCTGCTGAAGCGACAGGAGCCGGAGTGGGAATCGCGTCCACGTGGTCACCCCGAAGTGCTTGCCGCGGATACGGTCGAAGAACATGTTCCAGACGGCGACACCGAAGAACGCCTCGGACTTGCCGCCGCCAGTGGGAAACCAGAGCACGTCGACGACATCGAGGGCACCATCGGCCTCCTCGAAGCGCTCTGAGAGCTCCTCTTCGCCACGCCAGCTGATTTCATCCCACTCCTCGTACTCGCGGCCAGCGATATCGGGAACGAGCATGACGATGAACACGAGCTGGAATAGTCGCCATGTGTCGAAATCGTGCATCCGGTCCATGGACTCGTTCATCAGTTCGAACGCTCGCCCGACCGTGTCCGGATGTTCACGGAGCACGCGGATGCCACGTCGGAACCGGACGATTTCGCGCTCGAACGCGGCCTTGTCCTCTTCGAAGTCCTCGCGGTCGGCATCTGACCAGTCGCCGCGCTTGCTGTACTCCCGGAGGGCCTCCGGGTACGCGGTTTCGAGGTACTCGTCCATGGCGTCCGCGACCGACTCCAGTACCTCATAGCCGCCGCCGTGAAGGTCAGCGAGTTCGCTAAATGCAGGGTTCACTTCCCGGTCAGCGGACTCATAGACCCGCTGGCGGTACTGGGGGATGAAGTCCGTTTGGACGTGGTCGGTGTGCGGGTCTGCCCGAGGCGCGGATCGCCCAGGCGTGGCATCACCGAGCGTTTCCTCATAGTCCGGCGCAGTTATCGTGCAGTTCCGGCCGTGCCCCCAGAGGTCACGGTTGTAGCGGAAGTCCTCGGGAAGTGGGTCGAACGTGAAGGGGGTAAACTCCACGTCGCCGTTCGCCTGGAGGTCAAGCTGAACCTCGAACAGCGTTGGATCGCGGAGCGTGTAGATGTAGTCCCGTTTCGGCTGTGTGCCCGTGTTTGTGACCTCGATGTCGAGCAGGAGTTCGTTCCCGTTGCTCTCCCGGTCCTCGGTGGTGGTGATCTGTACCGACAGGTCCCAGTCCGGTATCGCTGGTGTCCCATCTCGTTCCTCGAGGTAGTCGTCGAACGCGCTCTCGCTTTCGAGAACGTAGCTCGGGACATCCTCGTCCGGCTTGTCGTCTCCGTTATCGAGGTAGATGTCGTCGCGTGCTACAGCCCGTTCACGAGCATCTTCTACAGCCGTTCGAACCGCTTCGGCGGTGCGCTCCTGCACGACCTCCGGGGTTGTCCGGGTCCCACCCGCAATAGCCTCGTAGGGAACCTCGATCGACGGCACCTCCAGTTCGAGCCGGTCAAAGACCGGAAGGAGCGTTGTATTCTCCGTATCGTCGTCATCGCGGTCTGCCAGCGAGACGTACTCCTCGCGCCGGTCCATCTCCTCGTAGGTCGGGTTCACACGCACCCACACGCTCCCCGTGATGTCGAGAGAGATTGTATCTCCCGCAGACCCGTTTCGGATGCGGGTCATGGTGCCGATGGCGCTGGGCTCCATTTTCGACTGGAGGTCGTCATCACTGTCTTCGAGGTCGCTGTTCGCCTCCGGGGCCAGTGCCCCGGCGAAGAACTTGTCACTCGGGGCGTCGCGCTTGACCCGCGCGTTCTCCCCCTCGAGATTGCCGCTCACCCGATCAGTGATGCGCTTCCTGAGGTGTCGTGCGATGCGTTCCTCGTCGTCCGGAGGTCCGTCGTCCGAGTCAGGCTGGGACCCTGTCATGTTGCGCCTAGCACAACTTATGCTATCCCACTTAAACCTTTACCTCAGACCAGTACCTTAAACAAGAGCGATAGCTCGGTACTGGTCTGAGATTTTAGCGCCGTGCGCGTGCGAGCAGCGCATGCGCGTCCCGCGTGTGCGCTCGCACACGCGCAACCCCTTGATAGAAATCATCAGACAGCCCTCTTCATCAAGTGTTATGTATCAGAAGTTCCCTGTCTGTATATCAACAGGAGGCGTCCCCTTGGCGCTTCCAATTCAACACACATGTCTCAGCAATCTCACCCCTACCGCACGAATCGGGACCTCTTTTCTAACCATTATCTCAATGAGCATCTTCGGCAGACGGAGCCCTGGGAAGAAGTCGACCAGGACGAGATTCGTGATACTTATCAGGAGATTCGAGAGCTCTGGGAGGACAAGAAGCACAGAGTCGAGGACTACAACGAGTCCTCACTTGAGGATAACTTTATTCGCCCGATGTTCGACCTTCTCGGTATTCCGTTCGAAGTCGAGCAAACGGTACAACGCAACGCTCGGCGTCCGGACTACGGTTTTTTCCCGAGCAGCGACGCAGGCGATGCGGCATATGACCGTGATGACTTCTACGAGGAGGCAATAGCTGTCGCTGACGCAAAGCGATGGGGCCGGAAGCTCGACACCCGTGGCAAAGAGAAACGTGACTTCGAGAACCCGAGCTATCAGATCCACCGATATCTCCAGGAGACGCCACCTCAGTGGGCGGTCCTAACGAACGGTGAGAAGTGGCGGCTCTACTACGGACCGACGAGTCACCGACTGGACTCCTTCTATGAGATTGATCTCCCTGAACTCCTCGACATCGTGGACGAGGAGAATGACTTTGAAGCATTCAAGGAGTTCTACCTGTTCTTCCGTCAGGAAGCGTTCCTCCCCGACAAGACGGGTGACTGCTTCCTCGACGACATTTACGACGAGAGTAATACCTTCGCCGAGGCGCTTGGGGAGGACCTCCAAGAGAACATCTACGAGGCGATTCGCGTGCTCGCAGAGGGATTCCTCGATACGAACGATGACCTCAACGAAGAGACACTGGTTGAGGATCTTGAATTCCTTGACAAATCGTCCGATTTCGAACAGGCACGACTCGATCTCATCCACGACAGTTCACTCATCTATCTCTACCGGCTCATCTTCGTTCTCTACGCCGAAAGTGAGGGACGAAATCTCCTCCCGACAGACAACGAGATCTACAGCGGGAGTTATAGTATAAACGAGCTGAAACAGGAAGTGGTTGAGAATCGGGACGCGACCCAGCAGCACTATCAGACGTGGCAGACTGAACTCTGGGATCAGCTCGACGAACTGTTCGTCCTCATCGACCAGGGAAGCCAGGGACAGGGCATTCCGAAGAAAGATCTCTACATCCCGGCGTACAACGGTGGTCTATTCCGAACGAGCCCAGATGAGGACGACAGCGTCGAGTCGCAGTTCCTCTCGAACTACGAAGTCGGCGACGCGTATATCGCTGAGGTCATTGAATTACTCACTCGCCACGAAGCCGACAAAGGCAAAGGAAAGGTGTTCGTCGACTACTCCTCGCTGGACGAGCGGAACCTCGGTTCGATTTACGAGGGCCTGCTGGAGTACAAACTTGACGTGGCCGACGAGCCATTGACCGTCGACGATGGTAAATATACTCCTGCCGAGGAAGACGATGACATCGCGGTCAAGACTGGAGATGTGTATCTCCGCACTGACGACGGGGAACGCAAGGCCACAGGGTCCTACTATACGCCCGAGTACGTCGTCGAGTACATCGTTGACGAGACGCTCGGACCACTGGTCGATGAGATACAGGAGGACCTCATGTCCCAGAGTGCGGACACGACTCATAGCCGGGAAGGCGGGTTCGCTGACGAGTTCGCTGAGCAAATCTTCGACCTCACTGTGTTGGATCCCGCGATGGGAAGTGGACATTTTCCGGTCAACGCAGTGGACTATCTCGCTAGGAAGATCATTGATGCCCAAGAAAAGCAGGACCGACAGGCGATGGACGCTGCAGACGCGGAGGTTCGAGCACCGACAACCGAGGACGGAGAACTACGCGACATCAATTGGGCGCGCCGAAAGGTCGCTCAGCGGTGTATTTACGGCGTAGACGTTAATCCGCTAGCGACAGAGCTGGCAAAGGTTTCTCTTTGGCTGCGGACGCTCGCTGCGGAGCAGCCGCTCGCGTTCCTTGACCACCACCTCAAAACAGGAAACTCGCTCGTCGGGAGTGACATCGAAGACGTACTGTCCGACGGCGACGACGAGATTACGGAGGATGGCCAGCTAACCCTCCAGCAGTCGTTCGACCACACTCGCCAACGTGCAATGGAGCACGTCACTGATCGCTTCCAAGACCTGCTCAACATCGACAATGAAACACTGGAAGACGCAAAGGAGATGGAAGCAGTTTACGAAGATGTACGTGATGACCCTCTGTACCGGAAGCTATTGGCGATGGCTAACGTCCACACCGCCGACGCTTTCGGGCTTGATGTACCCGATGACGCCGACGAGCGCATGGCCCGTGCTCTTCACAGTGAGGCGTGGGAGAATATCGAGGAACAGGACTGGTTCAAGTCGGCTCAGGCAATGGCCGATGATGAGCGCTTCTTCCACTGGGAGCTGGAGTTCCCGATGGCATTCTACGATCAAGACGGGAAGCGGAAGACTGATGCTGGATTTGACGCGGTAATCGGGAATCCGCCGTACGTAAAGATTCAGAATCTTCGCGGTAGTCAACCAGAGTTTGCTGAATTTCTTGATGAACAATATATGACCTCTACTGGACGATTCGATATTTACGCGGCATTTGTCGAGATGGGCAGCCAATTGGCTGCTGGAAAGAATCTTTCGTATATTCTCCCCAACAAGTTCTTCGAATCCAGCGCAGGAGAAGGCCTTAGAGAATACATCACAAGTAACGGACTATTAGAGAAAATCCTTGACTTCGGCCGTCACCAAGTGTTCGAGGGGGCGACGACGTACACATGTATTCTGATGCTCGGAGCAGGTGAAAAATTCGAGTATGGCCAAATCAATCAATCTTCCAGAGAGATTCAGAATCTCAATGAGGTGCAGTTCACTACAATAGACTCTGATGAACTTGGTGATGAGCCATGGATACTCACAGGGCCGAGAGAGCGGGAACTACTGAACCGGATTGAAGAATCTGGAACACCGCTCGGTCAGTACACCGAGTATATTTCGGAAGGAATCGTGTCCGGAGATAACCAGGTACTCTTTGTAGAGATTCTTGATAATGGAGAGGAGATAACAGAAGTCAGAACACAG
This genomic window from Haloarcula sp. DT43 contains:
- a CDS encoding helicase-related protein: MTGSQPDSDDGPPDDEERIARHLRKRITDRVSGNLEGENARVKRDAPSDKFFAGALAPEANSDLEDSDDDLQSKMEPSAIGTMTRIRNGSAGDTISLDITGSVWVRVNPTYEEMDRREEYVSLADRDDDDTENTTLLPVFDRLELEVPSIEVPYEAIAGGTRTTPEVVQERTAEAVRTAVEDARERAVARDDIYLDNGDDKPDEDVPSYVLESESAFDDYLEERDGTPAIPDWDLSVQITTTEDRESNGNELLLDIEVTNTGTQPKRDYIYTLRDPTLFEVQLDLQANGDVEFTPFTFDPLPEDFRYNRDLWGHGRNCTITAPDYEETLGDATPGRSAPRADPHTDHVQTDFIPQYRQRVYESADREVNPAFSELADLHGGGYEVLESVADAMDEYLETAYPEALREYSKRGDWSDADREDFEEDKAAFEREIVRFRRGIRVLREHPDTVGRAFELMNESMDRMHDFDTWRLFQLVFIVMLVPDIAGREYEEWDEISWRGEEELSERFEEADGALDVVDVLWFPTGGGKSEAFFGVAVWNMFFDRIRGKHFGVTTWTRFPLRLLSLQQLQRMSETIMYADLVRRDQDDIGSRPSRPFSVGFLVGKKNTPNALTGYNNDNFTRYKQDKELREEAKVVPSCPACGSRVEMRVTEDIRLAHVCTGNPFECDWQKRETAAQEVYAEDELPIHVVDNELYRYVPSILAGTIDKITAVGYQRKMAHILTGEMEYECPTHGFASLGECTEKYGCDIDKDEFEMMASPIEVYDPAPSLMVPDELHLLEESVGSFDGHYETGVQTLQEIVDAGKTKILAPTATITAYEDQVYHLFLRPAERFPSPGPFLRENFYAMEQPDTQRYYMGLIPHGKTHINSIIDVLFTFHEEVQDLLLMAMESPEDLLTGVELEGTDTSEALSADSIAEIIDILTLYSTSLTYLLSKKDGDRLDQSFVSQLNAYFRGEGRPPLNSERMTGGTPFEEVQTILDQLDDPWQEDEDKSLLQSLADDDLVDEAVIPDIMELRDVLAGELDDERTPRTEFRVALRAASPEVREGLAWLLAYRPNTVTATSMISHGVDVERFNMMVFFGMPRATAEYIQSSSRAGRSHPGLVFNILHPIRERDLSHYHFFEKYHQFLDRLVEPVSVNRWAKNSVKRTQPGLFMALLLNHYMYTDDGEQMYFGDRAEDFLSTVDDADLENILVDMYGGSEVPPEFSDDVSQLTRSAISEVQLSDRQWTSERLPGSPMRSLRDVDEQLPIDPEWKYKDILSSYSNR
- a CDS encoding Eco57I restriction-modification methylase domain-containing protein; protein product: MSQQSHPYRTNRDLFSNHYLNEHLRQTEPWEEVDQDEIRDTYQEIRELWEDKKHRVEDYNESSLEDNFIRPMFDLLGIPFEVEQTVQRNARRPDYGFFPSSDAGDAAYDRDDFYEEAIAVADAKRWGRKLDTRGKEKRDFENPSYQIHRYLQETPPQWAVLTNGEKWRLYYGPTSHRLDSFYEIDLPELLDIVDEENDFEAFKEFYLFFRQEAFLPDKTGDCFLDDIYDESNTFAEALGEDLQENIYEAIRVLAEGFLDTNDDLNEETLVEDLEFLDKSSDFEQARLDLIHDSSLIYLYRLIFVLYAESEGRNLLPTDNEIYSGSYSINELKQEVVENRDATQQHYQTWQTELWDQLDELFVLIDQGSQGQGIPKKDLYIPAYNGGLFRTSPDEDDSVESQFLSNYEVGDAYIAEVIELLTRHEADKGKGKVFVDYSSLDERNLGSIYEGLLEYKLDVADEPLTVDDGKYTPAEEDDDIAVKTGDVYLRTDDGERKATGSYYTPEYVVEYIVDETLGPLVDEIQEDLMSQSADTTHSREGGFADEFAEQIFDLTVLDPAMGSGHFPVNAVDYLARKIIDAQEKQDRQAMDAADAEVRAPTTEDGELRDINWARRKVAQRCIYGVDVNPLATELAKVSLWLRTLAAEQPLAFLDHHLKTGNSLVGSDIEDVLSDGDDEITEDGQLTLQQSFDHTRQRAMEHVTDRFQDLLNIDNETLEDAKEMEAVYEDVRDDPLYRKLLAMANVHTADAFGLDVPDDADERMARALHSEAWENIEEQDWFKSAQAMADDERFFHWELEFPMAFYDQDGKRKTDAGFDAVIGNPPYVKIQNLRGSQPEFAEFLDEQYMTSTGRFDIYAAFVEMGSQLAAGKNLSYILPNKFFESSAGEGLREYITSNGLLEKILDFGRHQVFEGATTYTCILMLGAGEKFEYGQINQSSREIQNLNEVQFTTIDSDELGDEPWILTGPRERELLNRIEESGTPLGQYTEYISEGIVSGDNQVLFVEILDNGEEITEVRTQIDEKVRELESEIVHPLSMGDEINRYAKPDASMGVIYAYEETNSGTDLIPEQRLESDYPKVYDYLSEYRSRLEDRGSKSMNYPSWYSLWCPREKELFESKKLLTPDICQHPKFTEDRQGRNYFADTTYGLVLNKNSKSQRKFFLSVLNSSLTWFYIYHTSPVLRGDFRRFKTTYLETLPIIQKRPSGNIKSLSEAWGQNGFENKARNSPIDALVFLGEKMGELHDSRNTLNLNLFEYLGNYTKGPNLPDIGLFQPTASNILDATTEEYEKLQIERARTKCNDSTVTIEVTARYKPEEEDEFETDTYGYTETEFVKAFTLTNLSEEEEALVEAFVPVVVEEEIGDFSDGAGKTISLMDRLKDITLPDPDDVADDLRRYIETKERADELDEKIEKTDQLIDEIVYDLYDLTDEEIEIVEEAVADD